CGCGGGCGCGCTGAAGCCGCCTTCCGCCTGCATCAGGTTGATGCCGACGTCGTTCCCCTCCACCTCGTTGCCCTGGATGAGCACGTCGTGGCACAGCGCCCGCCCGGCGCCGTAGTACGAGCCCCCCACCACCAGGATGCCGGCGCCGGTGTCTTCGCCGCCCGTGTACGCGTGGCCCGTCACCCTGTTGTCCACCACCCGGCCCGAGACGCCATAGGAGAGCTGGATGCCGTTGCGCGCGATGTGCGCCACCACCCCGCCTCCCTCCACGACGTTGCCCTCCACCGTCGCCACCACCTTCCCCACCACCGCCACGCCGCCCTTCTGGTAGCCCGTCACAAGGTTGCGCCGCAGCTCCACCGTCCTGGAAGGAGCGCCTTCCGCGTCGTTGCGCACCTCGATGGCGAAGCCCTCCTGGCAGCCGCTCGCGTTGCCCGCCTGGTGCAGGTCCGCCACCACCGTGTCCTCGACCGTGCCGCTCGCGCCCTCCAGGAAGATGCCGCGCAGCCGGGCCGCGCCCGCGTCACACACGTCCGCCAGGTCGCGCGCCGTCACCGTCACGTTGCGCACGCTCGCCACCGGCCCCCGGTTGCGCAGCACCGCGCCCTGGAAGTGCTCACCCTCCACCGCGTCCTCCACCGCCGTCAGCGTGTGCGCCGCCCCGTCGAACGTGAAGCCGTCCGGGATGAAGACGGGCCCCTGCGTCACGCAGTCCGTGGAGAGCGTCACCTGCCCTGGCGCCAGGGTGAAGGCGCACGCGCCCGCCAGCGCGCCACAGCGCCGGTCCGCCCACTCCACCGTGAAGGTGTGCCGGGCGCTCGCCCCCGACACGTTCGTCACCGTCATCTCCACCGTGGGCGTCACGTTCGTCGGCACGCAGGACAGCTCCGTCCAGTCCACCGTGCTCGACGCGCCGTCCCCCACCGCCGTGCCCACCGCGCCCGTGCTCGTCTTCCAGGTGAAGGTCAGCGGCTCGCCCCGAGGGTCCGTCGCCGTCGCGATGAAGGTCACGCGCTCACCGGCACGGGCGCTCATGGCGGACTGCGACGGGGTCGCGATGACCGGCGGTTCGGTTCGCCGCACGCACAGCTTCGCGACGCTCGCCAAGGTCGACCCACCGAAGGAATCCTCCACCCTGGCCTCCACCTGGCAGCCGCAATCCGCGGGCTCCTCCGTGGGGGTGAAGGACACGCTGGCCGCGTCGCCCCCCTCGAAGGTGCCCTGGCAGGTCGCGGTCCAGGAGTACGTCAGCGCATCCCCGTCATCGTCCGTGGCCTTCGCCGCCACCGGGATGGACACCCCCACCCCCACCGTCTGGGCGTCCACGGCCGCCTCAAGCACGGGGGCGCGGTTGAACCGGACGTCCTCGGTCGAGGCCACGGCACCTTCATGGCCCAACGCCAAGCGGAAGGTGAGCGAAGAGGTGTTGCCTCGTGGATCCGTGACGCGCACCCCCAGCGCCACGTCCGTTCCCTCGGAGTTCGCGGGGACCGTCCAGGAGCACGTGGGCTTCGTGGCGTCCTCGCACTCCAGCGTGTCTTGAGCGGAGTTCCAGGTGTAGCTCAGCGCATCTCCTTCCATCTGGCCCTGCGCCAACGCACGCAGCTTCACTTGCTGCCCCCGAACCACCCGGGCGGCGGAGGCCACCACCGCGTCGATGCGCGGCGCCACGCTGGCGCCACCCGAAGCAGCCTCCGGCTGGGGCACCGCGACCACCAGCACGTCGCCGTAGCGCGCCAGCT
The DNA window shown above is from Corallococcus soli and carries:
- a CDS encoding Ig-like domain-containing protein, yielding MRRLHAVHLAGALLLTTFGCVQEEPDFEVALSGGARLVVALPRSVDAADVVEVTSTATTVAGGTGASTLAADTGLWVGRVKPVSSAGEEVGLRVDARDGSGAVVASVTVPTVELARYGDVLVVAVPQPEAASGGASVAPRIDAVVASAARVVRGQQVKLRALAQGQMEGDALSYTWNSAQDTLECEDATKPTCSWTVPANSEGTDVALGVRVTDPRGNTSSLTFRLALGHEGAVASTEDVRFNRAPVLEAAVDAQTVGVGVSIPVAAKATDDDGDALTYSWTATCQGTFEGGDAASVSFTPTEEPADCGCQVEARVEDSFGGSTLASVAKLCVRRTEPPVIATPSQSAMSARAGERVTFIATATDPRGEPLTFTWKTSTGAVGTAVGDGASSTVDWTELSCVPTNVTPTVEMTVTNVSGASARHTFTVEWADRRCGALAGACAFTLAPGQVTLSTDCVTQGPVFIPDGFTFDGAAHTLTAVEDAVEGEHFQGAVLRNRGPVASVRNVTVTARDLADVCDAGAARLRGIFLEGASGTVEDTVVADLHQAGNASGCQEGFAIEVRNDAEGAPSRTVELRRNLVTGYQKGGVAVVGKVVATVEGNVVEGGGVVAHIARNGIQLSYGVSGRVVDNRVTGHAYTGGEDTGAGILVVGGSYYGAGRALCHDVLIQGNEVEGNDVGINLMQAEGGFSAPATPQNLQVLENEVRNGALTNLIYQAGIFDNGRANLISRNKVSGDGYDPAAHPNKAFDVDVTTVSDDRQVAFATPTRTVDVGTCSEALVVQGQDVAGNLASLVDPTVALTASEGGATFHLQPDCSDAAVTAVGLVGAQREAVIYLKAAAPGVLTVTVTGDGVSATQEQTVH